The Rufibacter sp. DG15C region GATGAGGACCATAAGTGTTTCTGCCGCACTCATTAAGATTGTTGATTGCTATGCTGTTTTACTTCATATTTAATAATAGGGCAGCCTATTAAAACTGTGGAGTCTTTGAGAGTTAAATAAGGGCATGAAGGAGTCTCAATGAAATATAGTAAAAATCTAATTAAACGATTAGAGCACTGTTGCTTCTTCAGAAACTCACGATAATTGTAATAGATTGAATTAAAGTGCATTCAGTTGGTGTTTACCAAGTTGCCACATGGAATAGCTTTAGCCCAGGAATGGTGATAAGACCGCTGGCCAAAACCATTTCAGTTATTAATCGTAACTTTGCGGCAATATGTGCGGAATATCAGGAATCTATGCTTTTACCGAAGAGGGCCGCAAAGCCATCGGACGTTTACCCCAAACAACAGATGCCCTTCAGCAACGCGGACCGGATTCTCAGGGTCATTTTACCCATGGGAATGTAGGTTTAGGGCACCGGAGACTCTCTATCATTGATGTGAGCGATGTTGCCTGTCAGCCCATGGTGGATGAGGCGGAGCGCTACACCATTGTATTTAATGGTGAGATTTTCAACTTTCAGGAATTGCGTTCTCAGCTTGTCGCGCAAGGCTATACTTTCTTTTCTCAGTCAGATACAGAAGTTTTACTGAAACTGTATATCCAGCAAGGGCCCGAGTTTTTGAAGAAGTTGAACGGCTTCTTCGCCTTCGCTATTTATGATAAGGAAGAGGAGACGTTATTTGTAGCCCGTGACCGAATGGGGGTGAAGCCTCTGTTGATGTTTCAGGATGAGGACAAACTAGTGTTCGCCTCAGAAATGAAATCGATTCTAGAGTTTGGAATTCCGCGTAAGCTGGACTATGTGTCTCTATATGAGTACCTTCAATTAAACTACATTCCGGCTCCAGCCTCCATCTTCAAAGGAGTGAAGAAGCTTATGCCTGGGCATTATCTACGGGTTGGCAAAAAAGGCAAAACCGAGATTAAGCGCTGGTACAAGATTCCGTACGACGAGAAAAAGGCCAAGAACAACCCGCTTTCTTATGAAGCCCAGCAGAAGAAACTGGTGGACCTTATGGATGGGGCGGTGCAGCGCCGTATGATTGCAGATGTGCCTTTGGGCGCCTTCTTAAGCGGTGGGATTGACTCCTCTGTCATTGTGGCTTTGGCCTCTCGCCATACCCAACAGCTAAATACCTTCTCTATTGGGTACAAAGATGAACCCTTCTTTGATGAAACGAAGTATGCAAAGTTGGTGGCGGACAAGTACAAGACCAACCATACCGTATTTTCCCTTACCAACAATGATTTATACGAGCACCTCTTCAGGGCGCTTGACTATATAGATGAACCCTTCGCCGATTCATCAGCCTTGGCGGTGAATATTCTAAGTCATCATACCCGTCAGAAAGTGACCGTGGCGTTGTCTGGAGATGGGGCAGATGAGCTCTTTGCTGGCTATAACAAGCACATGGCCGAATATAAGGTGCGCCAAGGCGGTTTTGTAGCTGAAACGGTAGCTGCCTTATTACCGGTTTGGGAAATGATGCCTAAATCGCGTAACTCTTCGTTGGGTAACCGCATTCGTCAGTTCCAACGTTTCGCCGAGGGCATGAACCTGTCTGCCAAAGACCGCTACTGGCGCTGGGCCTCTTTTGCAACCGAAGATGATGCCAAATCCATGCTGAGCGGCAAGGTGAAGCGCGTTTTGTCAAAAGATGTGTATAAAAAACGACGCCAGAAGATTCTGAGCCATCTTTCTCAGAAAGGTGACATTAACGAGGTGTTGTTAACCGATATGAATCTGGTCTTGCCTAATGACATGTTAACCAAGGTGGATTTAATGTCTATGGCCAATAGTTTAGAGGTAAGGACCCCATTCCTGGATTATAAAGTTGTCAATTTTGCTTTCTCCTTGCCTCAGTCTTCTAAAATTGATGGCAGCATGAAGAAGAAAATTGTGCAGGACGCCTTCAGAGGCATGCTGCCACCCGAACTATACAAACGACCGAAGCACGGGTTTGAGGTGCCGCTGTTAAAGTGGTTCCAAAACGAACTGAAGCCTATGATCATGGATGACCTACTTTCAGATGCATTTATTGAAAGCCAGGGCATTTTTAACGTGAAAGAAATTCAAAGATTAAAGGCGCAACTGTTCTCCAGCAACCCTGGCGACATCCATGCCCGCATTTGGGCTTTGGTGGTCTTCCAGCACTGGTGGAAGAAGTGGATGATGTAAAGACAATTGATTGTTTATAAAAATCCTTCTGTTTTAAAACAATAAACTTATGAAAATAGCTGTAGTAGGAACTGGCTATGTTGGCTTGGTAACAGGTACTTGCTTTGCTGAGGTAGGTATTGAGGTAACGTGTATAGATGTCAATACAAAGAAGATAGAAGACCTGAAGAAAGGGATTCTGCCGATTTATGAGCCGGGATTGGAAGAGATGGTATTGCGAAACGTTTCAAAAGGGCGTCTTACTTTTTCTACAAACTTAGCTACGGCCATACAAGGTTGTGATGCTGCATTTATTGCAGTAGGAACCCCTCCCGGGGAGGACGGGAGCGCGGATTTAAAGTATGTGCTCGGCGTGGCCAGGGAAATTGGTCAACACATGACTGACTATCTGGTGGTAATCACCAAGAGTACAGTACCTGTTGGTACAGCTAAAAAAGTAAAGCGGGCAGTAGCAGAGGAATTAGATAAGCGGCAATCTACAATAGAGTTTGACGTAGCTTCTAACCCCGAGTTCTTGAAAGAAGGGGCTGCCATTGAGGATTTCCTGAAGCCAGATCGTATTGTCATTGGCGTGGAGTCTGAGCAGGCGGAAGAGGTAATGCGCAAGCTTTACAAGCCGTTCCTTTTAAACGGCCATCCAATCATCTTTATGGATGTCCCATCCGCAGAAATGACCAAGTACGCGGCTAATTCCATGTTGGCTACCAAAATCAGTTTCATGAATGACATTGCCAACCTTTGTGAAATCATGGGCGCAGATGTGAACATGGTTCGCCGGGGAATTGGAAGTGATTCCAGGATTGGGAACAAGTTCATTTATCCGGGCATCGGGTATGGGGGCTCTTGCTTTCCTAAAGATGTAAAGGCCCTAATCAAAACTGCCGCAGAGAATGGGTATCAGATGCAGATCCTCCAAGCGGTGGAATCTGTAAATGAGAACCAAAAAGAGGTGCTGTTTAAGAAAGTGATGAAGCACTTTAACGGTGACTTAGCAGGGAAAACGTTTGCGCTTTGGGGGCTTTCCTTTAAGCCTAAAACAGATGATATGCGAGAGGCCCCTTCTTTAGTCATTATTGAGAGGCTATTAGCGGAGGGTGCCAACGTGAGAGCCTATGACCCGGTGGCGATCAAGGAAGCCCAGCATATGATTGGGAAGAATGAGAGAGTAGAGTATACAAAGGATGAATATGATGCTCTTATAGATGCCGATGCTTTGCTGGTGGTGACAGAGTGGCCAGAGTTCAGGTCCCCTAACTTCCAAGTGATTGGAAGGCTGCTGAAAAACAAGGTCATATTTGATGGCCGCAATATCTATGATGCAAAAGAGCTCCAAGAACTGAGCTTTGCCTATTATGGAATTGGAGTACAGGAAGTCTTGCCTGTTGTAGAAACTACTAATTGATATGTCAGGTAGAAAAAGTGTCTTAATAACCGGGGGTGCTGGTTTCTTAGGGTCTCATCTTTGTGACCGTTTTATAAAAGAAGGGTATCATGTTATTGCTATGGATAACCTGATAACCGGAGACCTGAAGAATATTGAGCACCTCTTTAAATTAGAGCAGTTTGAATTCTACCATCATGATGTTTCAAAGTTTGTACACGTACCAGGCCATTTAGATTATATTCTTCACTTTGCCTCTCCAGCGTCACCCATTGATTACCTAAAAATCCCAATACAAACTTTAAAAGTAGGTTCTTTAGGTACTCATAACCTTCTAGGATTAGCAATGGCTAAGGGGGCGCGTATTTTAATAGCATCTACCTCTGAAGTTTATGGCGATCCAGAGGTGCATCCACAAACGGAAGAGTATTGGGGCAATGTAAACCCAGTAGGTCCCAGAGGCTGTTACGATGAGGCTAAACGCTTTCAAGAGGCTATCACAATGGCCTATCATATACACCATGGTCTTGAGACGCGTATTGTTAGAATATTCAATACCTATGGTCCTAGAATGCGTCTAAATGATGGACGTGTATTGCCAGCCTTTATGGGACAAGCTCTAAGAGGCGAAGAATTATCCATTTTTGGCGATGGGTCCCAAACACGTTCTTTTTGCTACGTGGATGATTTAGTGGAAGGCATTTACAAGTTATTATTGAGTGATTATACTCAACCAATAAATATTGGGAATCCAGATGAAATATCTATAAGGCAATTTGCTGAGGAAATTTCACAAATAACAGGAGTTGAACTAAAATTTGGTTACCAATCCTTGCCGGAAAATGATCCGCAAAAAAGGCGGCCGGATATCTCAAAAGCAAAAAGTATACTTGACTGGGATCCAAAAATTGAAAGAAAAGAGGGCCTGAAAAGAACGTTAAAATATTTTAAAAAAGAACTTTTTAATGAAAAAGACTAAGGTAATGTTAAGTAAAATTGTTAAAAAGAAAATCGCATTTAATGCATAAGGAGTTAAAGAATAAAGCAGTAAGCGGATTTATTTGGACACTATTTGAGAAGTTAGGATTTTATTTAATAAATTTTATTATTTCTATAATCCTTGCAAGAATTTTAGGGCCTAAAGAGTTTGGTTTAGTCGCAATGATATTAGTTTTTATGTCATTGTTAATGCCATTTATGGAGGCAGGGTTAAACAAAGCATTAATTAGAAAAACTAATGCAATAAATACAGACTTTTCGACTGTGTTTTGGTGGAATATAACACTTTCTCTACTGTTATACCTAATATTATATTTAGCTGCCCCAATAATTGCAAAATATTATAATGAAACAAGGCTAATAGCAATAGTTAGAGTATATAGTCTTAATTTAATATTAATCGCCCTAAATTCAGTCCAAAATGCTAGATTAGTAAAAGAGCTAAATTTTAAAGTCCTAACAATAAGAACTACCGTTAGCTCAATTTTAGCAGGTAGTTTAGCTATATATTTAGCTTGGACAGGTTGGACCTATTGGAGTTTAGTAATAAGAGATTTGTTTTCAACATTTCTAAGCATAATTCTATTATGGGTATCATCAGGGTGGAGGCCTAAATTAGAATTTTCAAAAAAGTCATTTAATGAACTGTTTGGGTTCGGATCTAAGCTTTTAATAACAGAGGTGATAGATACTTTTTTCAATAATATTTATCCTTTAATAATTGGTAAGTTTTTTTCAGTAACAAGTTTGGGATTTTATAATAGAGCTAAGTCTTTTACAGATATTCCTCAAAGTCTTTTTACTCTTGCTTCAGCAAGGGTGACATATCCATTGTTTGCTAAATTACAGAATGAAAATAAAACATTAATCTTAGCGTATAAAAAAATTTTAAAACTGATAGGTTTTGTATATTTCCCTATTTTAATGATAATTATGGGACTGTCAGAGCCTATAGTAAGAATTATATTAACAAAAGAATGGCTGCCTGTTATACCAATCCTAAGAGTGTTGGCATTTGTTGCTTTATTGTATCCAGTTCATTCAATTAATTTAAATATTTTATTAGTAAAAGGAAGGTCAGATCTCTTTTTGAAACTAGAAATTTATAAAAAAATATTAACAGTCCTAATTTTGATAGTGAGCTATCAATGGGGTTTAATGGGTTTAATTTATGGGCAGTTATTGTCTTCTGTATTGGCATTTTTTATTAATACTATTTTTTCAAATAAATTTTTGGAGTATGGGCCAATTAAACAATTGAAAGATTTAGCACCATCTTTGCTTCATTCAATACTTATTGGCTTAGGATTAATATATATAAATGAATATTTTGAAATAAACAATTTGTTCTATTTATTGTTTTATTCAACAGTTGCAATAGTTATATACGTGTTGTTTTCATGGATAATGAAAAATGAAGAGTTGAATTATGTAGTTAATGTATTGAAGCCAAAATTAAAAGTTAATTTTTTTGTAAAACGATGATAAATGTAACAAAAACGTTTTTGCCTCCAGTAGAGGAATACCAAGCTTACGTAAGATCAATTTTCCAACGATCGTGGCTCACTAATAATGGTCCACTTTTGAATGAATTGGAGGAAAAATTAAAAGAGTATTTGAGTGTTCAAAATTTACTTTTTTTAAGTAATGGTACAGTAGCAATTCAAATTGCAATAAAAGCGTTTGAATTAAGTGGAGAAATAATTACAACTCCCTTTTCTTATGTTGCTACCACTTCATCAATTGTATGGGAACAATGTAAACCAATATTTGTAGATATAAATCCATTTTCACTAAATATAGATTATTTAAAAATTGAGGAAGCTATAAATGAAAGAACAAGCGCAATATTAGCAACTCACGTTTTTGGCAATCCATGTAATGTTGAAAAAATACAAAGAATAGCAGATAAATATGGTCTTAAAGTTATATATGATGCTGCTCACTGTTTTGGTACAATTTACAAGGGGAAATCTATTTTCGAATATGGTAATGTAAGTACTACAAGTTTCCATGCAACAAAACTATTTCATACAGGAGAGGGAGGAGCGGTATTTACGAATAATCCAGAAATATTAAGAAAGATGTCCTTATTAAGAAATTTTGGACATACTTCTCCTGTTAGTTTTGACGGTATAGGCATAAATGCAAAAAACTCTGAACTTCATGCTGCTATGGGAATTTGTGTACTTAAATATATGGATGAAATTCAAGAAAAAAGAAAAACACAGTGGGATTATTATAAAAATAAGCTTTCCAACCTGGAAGTAAATTTTATTGAAATTACAGAAGGTACAGATAATTACAATTCATCCTATT contains the following coding sequences:
- a CDS encoding DegT/DnrJ/EryC1/StrS aminotransferase family protein; this encodes MINVTKTFLPPVEEYQAYVRSIFQRSWLTNNGPLLNELEEKLKEYLSVQNLLFLSNGTVAIQIAIKAFELSGEIITTPFSYVATTSSIVWEQCKPIFVDINPFSLNIDYLKIEEAINERTSAILATHVFGNPCNVEKIQRIADKYGLKVIYDAAHCFGTIYKGKSIFEYGNVSTTSFHATKLFHTGEGGAVFTNNPEILRKMSLLRNFGHTSPVSFDGIGINAKNSELHAAMGICVLKYMDEIQEKRKTQWDYYKNKLSNLEVNFIEITEGTDNYNSSYFPIIFKTEKCLLNAVGLFNSKNIFPRRYFYPSLNTVNYVDSQQCPISESISKRILCLPLYHDLSLKEQDMICEILYTNQNELL
- a CDS encoding UDP-glucose/GDP-mannose dehydrogenase family protein → MKIAVVGTGYVGLVTGTCFAEVGIEVTCIDVNTKKIEDLKKGILPIYEPGLEEMVLRNVSKGRLTFSTNLATAIQGCDAAFIAVGTPPGEDGSADLKYVLGVAREIGQHMTDYLVVITKSTVPVGTAKKVKRAVAEELDKRQSTIEFDVASNPEFLKEGAAIEDFLKPDRIVIGVESEQAEEVMRKLYKPFLLNGHPIIFMDVPSAEMTKYAANSMLATKISFMNDIANLCEIMGADVNMVRRGIGSDSRIGNKFIYPGIGYGGSCFPKDVKALIKTAAENGYQMQILQAVESVNENQKEVLFKKVMKHFNGDLAGKTFALWGLSFKPKTDDMREAPSLVIIERLLAEGANVRAYDPVAIKEAQHMIGKNERVEYTKDEYDALIDADALLVVTEWPEFRSPNFQVIGRLLKNKVIFDGRNIYDAKELQELSFAYYGIGVQEVLPVVETTN
- a CDS encoding UDP-glucuronic acid decarboxylase family protein, which encodes MSGRKSVLITGGAGFLGSHLCDRFIKEGYHVIAMDNLITGDLKNIEHLFKLEQFEFYHHDVSKFVHVPGHLDYILHFASPASPIDYLKIPIQTLKVGSLGTHNLLGLAMAKGARILIASTSEVYGDPEVHPQTEEYWGNVNPVGPRGCYDEAKRFQEAITMAYHIHHGLETRIVRIFNTYGPRMRLNDGRVLPAFMGQALRGEELSIFGDGSQTRSFCYVDDLVEGIYKLLLSDYTQPINIGNPDEISIRQFAEEISQITGVELKFGYQSLPENDPQKRRPDISKAKSILDWDPKIERKEGLKRTLKYFKKELFNEKD
- a CDS encoding lipopolysaccharide biosynthesis protein; this encodes MHKELKNKAVSGFIWTLFEKLGFYLINFIISIILARILGPKEFGLVAMILVFMSLLMPFMEAGLNKALIRKTNAINTDFSTVFWWNITLSLLLYLILYLAAPIIAKYYNETRLIAIVRVYSLNLILIALNSVQNARLVKELNFKVLTIRTTVSSILAGSLAIYLAWTGWTYWSLVIRDLFSTFLSIILLWVSSGWRPKLEFSKKSFNELFGFGSKLLITEVIDTFFNNIYPLIIGKFFSVTSLGFYNRAKSFTDIPQSLFTLASARVTYPLFAKLQNENKTLILAYKKILKLIGFVYFPILMIIMGLSEPIVRIILTKEWLPVIPILRVLAFVALLYPVHSINLNILLVKGRSDLFLKLEIYKKILTVLILIVSYQWGLMGLIYGQLLSSVLAFFINTIFSNKFLEYGPIKQLKDLAPSLLHSILIGLGLIYINEYFEINNLFYLLFYSTVAIVIYVLFSWIMKNEELNYVVNVLKPKLKVNFFVKR
- the asnB gene encoding asparagine synthase (glutamine-hydrolyzing), producing the protein MCGISGIYAFTEEGRKAIGRLPQTTDALQQRGPDSQGHFTHGNVGLGHRRLSIIDVSDVACQPMVDEAERYTIVFNGEIFNFQELRSQLVAQGYTFFSQSDTEVLLKLYIQQGPEFLKKLNGFFAFAIYDKEEETLFVARDRMGVKPLLMFQDEDKLVFASEMKSILEFGIPRKLDYVSLYEYLQLNYIPAPASIFKGVKKLMPGHYLRVGKKGKTEIKRWYKIPYDEKKAKNNPLSYEAQQKKLVDLMDGAVQRRMIADVPLGAFLSGGIDSSVIVALASRHTQQLNTFSIGYKDEPFFDETKYAKLVADKYKTNHTVFSLTNNDLYEHLFRALDYIDEPFADSSALAVNILSHHTRQKVTVALSGDGADELFAGYNKHMAEYKVRQGGFVAETVAALLPVWEMMPKSRNSSLGNRIRQFQRFAEGMNLSAKDRYWRWASFATEDDAKSMLSGKVKRVLSKDVYKKRRQKILSHLSQKGDINEVLLTDMNLVLPNDMLTKVDLMSMANSLEVRTPFLDYKVVNFAFSLPQSSKIDGSMKKKIVQDAFRGMLPPELYKRPKHGFEVPLLKWFQNELKPMIMDDLLSDAFIESQGIFNVKEIQRLKAQLFSSNPGDIHARIWALVVFQHWWKKWMM